The DNA window CACGTCACGGTCTCAGAAAGATCCTCCCCTGGCACTAGGGTGTTCCTTTTGCTTTCCCATTACTCTTGACTCCAAGGCCACGCAGGGTGGCCATGGAGGAGTGAGATGAGGAGCAGCAACCCGGTCTTCTCGCGACGGGGCTTCAGCCGCGACAACGGCACCGCGGGCTTCACCGCGGCACCGCAGGCCGGGGGCCCCGCCGTCGGTACGGCGCAGGGCAACCCGTACGCCCAGGGCGCCCCCGCGAACCCGTACGCGACCAACCCTTACGCCCAGCAGGACACGCAGTACGGCGCCCCGCAGGCGCCCGTACGCGGCAACGTGATGACGATGGACGACGTCGTCGCGCGGACGGGCATGACGCTCGGCCTCGTGATCGCCGGCGCCACCGTGGCATGGGTGATGGACCTCAGCCTCGGCCTGGCCATCGGCGCCGCTCTCGTGGCGATGGTGCTCGGGCTGGTCCAGTCCTTCAAGAGCAAGCCCGTCCCCGCGATGATCCTGGCGTACGCGGCCTTCGAGGGCATCTTCCTCGGCGCACTCAGCAACTACGTGAACACGTACGTGGCCGAGGGCGCGGCCATGCAGGCGGTGCTGGGCACGATGGCGGTCTTCGTCACCATGCTCTTCCTGTACAAGACCCGGATCATCCGCGTCACCCAGCGCTTCACGCGCTACCTGATGATCGCCGCGATCAGCTTCATCGTCCTGACCTCCGTGAACCTGCTGTTCATGGTGTTCGCCGGCGGTGACGGCCTCGGCTTCCGCAGCGGCGGAATGGGCATCCTCTTCGGTGTCGTCGGTGTGCTGCTCGGCGCGTTCTTCCTCGCCATGGACTTCAAGCAGGTCGAGGACGGCGTGGCGTACGGCGCTCCCCGCGAGGAGTCGTGGATGGCGGCCTTCGGCCTCACCCTGACCCTGGTGTGGATCTACCTGGAGATGCTGCGACTGGTCTCCATCCTCAGCGGCGACGACTAGTCGCCCCTGAGTGCCGCGAGCACATGCGGAAGGGCCCGTCCGGCAATCGCCGGGCGGGCCCTTCCGCATGTCGACGGCCGACGCGGGCCGGGGGCTAGAGCAATCGCCGGGCGGCGCGCCTCAGGTCGTACTCGTGGATGATCGCCTTCGCATGGCCGTAGGCGAGATTGTGTTCGCTCCGAAGCCAGCTCACCTTCTCCTCGAAACGGAAGAGGGCGGGGCCGTCATCGACGGTGCGCAACCAGTCGGAGACTTCACGACCGGTGCACTGGGGGATTCGGGAGAGCAGGTTCTGGTGGGTCTCTTCGGAGAAGACTTGGGACATTCGGCGCCTCCGGACGCATTGCGCGAGTGCTCCTTCATGTCACCGTGCCTGAGTGTTCGCCCGTTGGCAACAGTCCCGGACGGGCGCGTAGGGTCGCGGCGTGCTCGATACAACGCCCCTGACGGCCGCCGTGGACCGATTCGCCGACCGGCTGCGCGCCGCCCCGCAGAGCCGCCTCCAGCGCGGCGCCGCCGCCGAAGGACTGGCTCTGGCCAGGGAATTGTCCGTACGGGCCCAGCGGATCGAGGAGCCTGGACGGGAGCCGCGGATCATGCCTGACGCGGGTGCGTTCGCGGTGGCCGACCAACTGGCGGTGGCGGGTCATGATTTGGCGAAGGCGCTGGAAACGTCGTGCACACCCGTACGAGAGCGGCAAGCGGAGCGGGAACGGGAAACGGCCCCGTCCGCGGAGACCGGTCTGGAGACCGGTCTGGACGAGGCCGTGCGTCTGGTGAAGGCGGCGGCGGCGCGCGCCGGGGTCTGACGGGGCTAGATCGACGCGATGACGCGGTCGGCGAGGATGTAGACGCTTTCCTCACCGCAGGAGAAGGTCAGGGCGTACGCACCGGAGATGCCGGAGCCGCCGAGCAGGACCGGGGAATCGCCGCCGCGAAGCGACTCGGCGAGGCGCTCGGCGGTCTCGCGGTGGCCGGGGGTCATGCAGAGCGTCGTACCGTCCGTGAAGACGTAGACGTCGAGGGTGCCGAGGGGGCCCGGGCGTACGTCGGCGAGCGCGGTGCGGGCGGCCGCCAGCTCTTCCAGGCGGGTCACGGTGCGCTCGTGGTCGGCCACGACCGGTGTCTGGACCGGTACGAAGTCGGGGTGCGAGGGGTGGCGGCGGCGCGCGGCGGCCAGCTCGGGGGAGTCCTCGGGGAACGCGTCGGCCGGCTCCAAGTCGTCGAGGGCCTCCAGGGCGTCGGCGCCGTCGAGGGCTTCGAGCGCCTCGTACGCGTCGAGCGACTCCAGGCCCGTGAAGTCCGCCTGCCGCGGGACGAAGAACGGCGGCGTCTCGTCGCCGAGACCGGTCAGACCACCCAGCAGCGACGGGGCGTCGGCGGCGTCACGCGCTTCCTGTGCGGCCCAGAAGGCACGCGCCTCGGCGAGCTCGCGCTCCCGCTCCTCGGCGAGGGCTTCGGCCACCGCGGCCCGTATCCCGTCCGCTTCCGCGGCGCGGGTCTGCTGGGGGACGGCGGCCCCGGAACGGCCGAGCGCGGCGGCGGCCGTCAGCTCGGTGCGCAGGGCGTGGACCTGCTTGCGCAGTCCGTGGACCGCGTGCAGGGCAGCGGCGCCCACGGCCGTGGCGGCGGCTGTGGTCAGCAACAGGGCAAGAGGCATGGCGCTCACTGACTTACTCCCGGTTTCATCGATCCCCCGACTTCCTACATCAGCTTGAGGGGAGTGCGCGCCGTCTGTCAGTGCATTACGTCACGAAATGGACAGGTCTTTTGTCTGGTGGTTCAGCCCGCAACCATCGTTGACCTGGGGATATGCCTCTCCCCCAGGAGATAGATCACATCCTGGGGGAGATTGGGTCACGAACCGGGTTACGCACCGGCTCACGCACCAGGTGCGCCGGGGGAGGCGACCGGGGCTCCCGGGGCGGGGTCAGTGGTGCGGCAGGGTCAGCTGAGGCGCTCGATGACCATGGCCATGCCCTGGCCGCCACCGACGCACATCGTCTCCAGGCCGAACTGCTTGTCGTGGAACTGGAGGCTGTTGATCAGCGTGCCGGTGATGCGGGCGCCCGTCATGCCGAAGGGGTGGCCGACGGCGATGGCGCCACCGTTGACGTTCAGCTTGTCCAGGTCCAGACCGAGGTCCTGGTACGACGGGATCACCTGGGCGGCGAACGCCTCGTTGATCTCGGCGAGGTCGATGTCGCCGATGGTCAGCCCGGCGCGCTTGAGCGCCTGCTTGCTGGCCTCGACGGGGCCGTAACCCATGATCTCGGGCGAGAGGCCGGAGACGCCGGTCGAAACGATCCGCGCCAGCGGCGTCAGCCCCAGCTCACGGGCCTTGGTGTCGCTCATGATGACGAGGGCGGCGGCGCCGTCGTTCAGCGGGCAGCAGTTCGCGGCGGTGACGCGGCCGTCGGGGCGGAAGACGGGCTTGAGGCCCTGGACGCCTTCGAGGGTGACACCGGCGCGCGGCCCGTCGTCCTGCGACACGACGGTCCCGTCGGGGGTCGTGACCGGGGTGATCTCGCGCTCCCAGAAGCCGTTCTTGATGGCCTGCTCGGCGAGGTTCTGCGACCGTACGCCGAACTCGTCCATCTCGGCGCGGGAGATGCCCTTGAGGCGGGCGAGGTTCTCGGCGGTCTGCCCCATCGCGATGTACGCGTCGGGGACGAGGCCGTCCTCGCGCGGGTCGTGCCAGTCCGCGCCCTCGCTCTGCGCGACGGCGGCGGTACGGGCCTCCGCCTCGGCGAACAGCGGGTTGTGGGTGTCCGGGAGGCTGTCCGAATTGCCCTTGACGGAGCGGGACACCATCTCGACACCGGCGGAGATGAAGACGTCGCCCTCGCCGGCCTTGATGGCGTGCAGCGCCATGCGGGAGGTCTGGAGCGAGGAGGAACAGTACCGGGTGACGGTGCAGCCGGGGAGGTGGTCCATGCCCATCTGGACGGCGACGATGCGGCCCAGGTTGTGTCCCTGCTCGCCGCCCGGGAGGCCGCAGCCCAGCATGAGGTCGTCGATGTCACGGGGGTCGAGCTCGGGCACCTTGGCGAGGGCGGCCTGCACGATGGTGGCGGTCAGGTCGTCGGGCCGCAGGTCCTTCAGCGAGCCCTTGAAGGCGCGGCCGATGGGCGAACGGGCGGTGGAAACGATCACGGCTTCGGGCATGACGGCTCCATGAGGGCGAGAAGGCGGATGGGCACGGCTGAGTGGGAAGTTACCCGTACGTACGGCTGCGGTCACCGACCTGGTGCTGTGATGCGGGCCTCTTTTCTAAGCGCCCGCTCAGTCGGGGGGTGAGTGCCGGGTTGCTTCAGCCTGTCCGTCGTTGGAGGACCGGGGTCCGGGGCGGAGCCCCAATCGGGACGGCGGCTCGGGGAAAGCCCGGCGCAGCGGCACCCGCATCCCACCGCACCCCGCACCTCGCACCCGTATCCCACCGCACCCGCATCCCACGCGTCGCCGCGCCCTCACAGCGCCCGGCGCGGCTCCGACTGGTGAGCCGGTTCCGTCGCGGCCGGCAGGCGCCGGCGCCGGCGGTGCTTCAGCAGGGCCCAGGGCGCCCGGGCGCCCGTGACCTCCGTACCTGCGGCCGAAGCCGCCTCCGCCGCCGCCTTGGCGACCGGCAGCATGTCCTCGTCCCGCGACGCGTCCAGCCGGTCCGACTCCGGCCACAGCCCCAGCGCCGCGCACAGCGTCGGCAGCACGGCCATCGCCGCCGTCGCGTACCCCTCCGCCGAGGGGTGGTAGTTGTCCGGCCCGAACAGCTCGCGGGGGTTCGCCAGGAACTCCGGCCCCAGCAGGTCGCCCAGCGACACCGTGCGTCCTCCCTGCTCCACCGTGCCGATCGTCTGCGCCGCCGCCAGCTGCCGCGAGACGCGCCGGGCCAGCCACCGCAGCGGCTGGTAGACCGGCTCGATCGTGCCCAGGTCGGGACAGGTGCCGACGACCACCTCCGCCCCGGCCGTACGCAGGCGGCGTACCGCCGCAGCGAGGTAACGGACCGACTGCGTGGGGGGCATCCGGTGCGTGACGTCGTTCGCGCCGATCATGATCACGCAGACGTCGGGCAGTCGCTCCCGGTCCGCCAGTACGACCGTGACCTGCCGCTCCAGGTCGTCCGACTGCGCCCCGGGCAGCGCCACGTTGCGCAGTACGACCGGACGCTCCGCCACCGCCGCGAGACCGGACGCGAGGAGCGCCCCGGGGGTCTGCCCGGCCCGGCGTACGCCCTGCCCCGCCGCCGTCGAGTCGCCGAGCATGGCGAGCCGCAGCGGGGCGTCCATCGGGTACCCGGCCAGGGGCATTCCGTACAGCCCGTCCGCCAGGGGTGGGACCGGCGCCCGCCCGTCGCCCACGGACCGCTTGGCCAGCTGCACCTCGGCAAGGAAGATCCCCACCGCCGCCGCGCCGACCAGACCGATCCCGCCCCCTCCATATGCCGCGCCAGCGGCGATTCGCCGTGCCACCCTTGCCCTCGACACAGTCGCAGCCACCTCCTCCGGGCCTTGAAGTCTCGCGCTCAAGTGCTTACTGCCCGGTAGTGGGCGCTCTTCAATCTCGTCCGAAGGTGAACGCGCCGTCGTCAGCCCTTTACGCTGGGCCGCATACCACCACGGAGACCCCGGAGCGCATCGTGCAATTTCACGACTCGATGATCACCCTCGTCGGCAACACCCCGCTTGTGAGGCTTGGCAGCGTGACGGCCGGAATCCAGGCAACAGTCCTGGCCAAGGTCGAGTACTTCAATCCCGGCGGATCCGTGAAGGACCGGATCGCCCTGCGCATGATCGAGGCGGCGGAGGAGAGCGGCGCGCTCAAGCCCGGCGGCACGATCGTCGAACCGACGTCCGGCAACACCGGTGTCGGCCTCGCCATCGTGGCTCAGCAAAAGGGCTACAAGTGCATCTTCGTCTGCCCCGACAAGGTCTCGACGGACAAGATCAATGTGCTGCGCGCGTACGGCGCCGAGGTCGTCGTGTGCCCCACGGCCGTCGACCCCGAGCACCCGGACTCGTACTACAACGTCTCCGACCGCCTGGTCGCCGAGACGCCGGGTGCCTGGAAGCCGGACCAGTACAGCAACCCGAACAACCCGCGCTCGCACTACGAGACGACCGGTCCCGAACTGTGGACGCAGACGGACGGGAAGATCACCCACTTCGTCGCGGGTGTCGGCACCGGCGGCACGATCTCCGGTACCGGCCGCTACCTGAAGGAGGTCAGCGACGGGAAGGTCAAGATCATCGGCGCGGACCCCGAGGGTTCGGTGTACTCGGGTGGTTCGGGCCGGCCGTACCTGGTCGAGGGTGTCGGTGAGGACTTCTGGCCGTCGGCGTACGACGCGACCGTGACGGACGAGATCGTCGCGGTGTCGGACAAGGACTCGTTCCAGATGACGCGCCGCCTCGCCAAGGAGGAGGGCCTCCTGGTCGGCGGCTCCTGCGGCATGGCGGTCGTCGGCGCGCTGCGCGTCGCGGAGCGCCTCGGCCCGGACGACGTCGTGGTCGTGCTGCTGCCGGACAGCGGCCGCGGCTACCTCAGCAAGATCTTCAACGACGAGTGGATGGCGGACTACGGCTTCCTGGAGGAGTCGGGTACCCACGCGAGCGTCGGTGACGTCCTTCAGCACAAGGAGGGCGACATCCCGAAGCTGGTGCACATGCACCCGGAGGAGACCGTCGGCGAGGCGATCGACGTACTGCGTGAGTACGGCGTCTCGCAGATGCCGATCGTGAAGCCGGGCGCGGGACACCCGGACGTCATGGCGGCGGAGGTCATCGGCTCGGTCGTCGAACGCGAGCTGCTGGACGCCCTGTTCGCCCAGCGTGCACAGCTGGGAGACCGGCTGGAGAAGCACATGAGCGCGCCGCTGCCGCAGGTCGGGTCGGGAGAGCCGGTGGAGGACCTGATGGCCGTACTGGGCAGCAAGGGGCAGCACGACGCGGCGATTGTGCTGGTCGAGGGGAAGCCGACGGGCGTGGTGAGCAGGCAGGACCTGCTGGCGTTCCTGGCGAAGCCGCAGGTGTAGGCAGGGCCGAGGCGGCGGCGGGGCTGCGGGTTCGCGGCCTCGCTGCTCCGGGGCTCCGGGGCTCCGAGGCTTCGGGGCTCCGGGGCTTCGCAAAAGTGGTACGGGGGCGACACGTTCGCGCAGCACCGGCTTAACATGCGTGCGACACATTGGTCGTTGTCGGCGTCAAGGACAACCGGAGCGGCTCCCGGACCTCCATGGACGCCTGGACGCGAGGCCGGTCCTGAACCCGGATCACGTCCCTCGCGGGGACCGCCGTCGTCCCGCCCCCCGGGCAACCGGGGGTGCGGCGGTCCCCGCGATATTTTTTACGGCTTGCTCTCGGTCAGTCGTCCCAGTGGGCCTTCTCGCGCTTGCCCCGCAACCAGGGCATGCCGTGTGCCGCGTGGACGGCGTTGACGCCGACGATGCCGAGCCAGGCGACGATCAGGCCCTTGAGGCCCGCGTTGGCCACCCCGATCGCCGAGAGCGGGATGGCGAGGACGAGGGAGACCGCGCCGAAACCGAACCGCTCGCCGAAGCTCGACTGGTTGTGCGGCGGCTTGGCGCTGCCTCTGGCGACGACCATCTGCTGCTCGGCGAGCTGGCGCCGGACGCGGCGGTCGACCGTACCGTCGAGACGCTGCTCGACCTTCTCCAGGAACGACTCGACGAGCGCGGACTCGTAGTCGTCCCCGAGCTCCTTGCGCGCGTGCAAGGTGGCGTCGAGTTCCTTCTTCAGCTCAGGATCGCGGGCTTCCATGGCGCCCACGCTACGGAGCGGGGCCACGCTGCCGCAGTGGGGCTAACCCCCCTTTCTCGCCGACCGCACAGGGGGCTGGGGGTGCGACCGACGCGCGTCATGTGCCGGGTTCGTCGCGGTGACCGTCTTGGCGCTCACGCGCGGAAAGGGGATGCGGGCGGGGGTGGCCTCCGGGTTACATGTCCGCATGGTGTCCACCGACCGGCTGCTGGGATTCGCGGCCATGTCATTCCTGCTGATCGTCATTCCCGGCCCCAGTGTGCTGTTCGTGATCGGCAGGGCGCTGGCGCAGGGGCGCCGAGCCGCGCTGACCACGGTCGTGGGGAACACGCTCGGAGCGTATGTGCTCGTCGTGGCGGTGGCGCTCGGCGTCGGGTCCGTGGTGGAGCGCTCGGTACTCGCCTTCACGGCGCTCAAGCTCGTGGGCGCCGCGTACTTGGTGTACCTCGGCGTAAAAGCGGTGCGGCAGCGTGGGGCGTTGCACGCTTCGCTGACGGGTGACGGTGCCGCGTCCGGCGGCCTGCGCACGCTGTGGGAGGGGTTCGCCGTCGGCGTGGCCAACCCCAAAACCATCGTGTTCTTCGCTGCCGTACTGCCTCAGTTCGTCGACCGAAGCCAGGGGCACGTACCGCTTCAAATGCTGGTGCTCGGCTTGGTCTTCAACGTCATCGCGGTGGCGTCCGACAGTGTGTGGGGATTGGTGGCGGCCACCACGCGGAGCTGGTTCGCCCGCTCCCCGCAGCGGCTCGCCGTGATCGGAGGGGTCGGCGGGCTGACGATGATCGGTCTCGGCGTCACAGTGGCGGCGACAGGTCGCAAGGACTAGCCCCCGAGCTCTGGAGTGGGACGAACCCGCCACTTGGCGAGCGCCTTGCCCGCCCAAATGCATCAAAAAGATACATAACGGCTCGTGATGTTCGTCTACTGCCGGGTACTCATTCCCACTCACGCCGGCACCGGGCTTGTGGCCCGGCCGACCGCCGGCCGGGGTGGACGCCGAGCCGGCCCGAGTCACCCCATGCAACTGGCGCGTCCCACCCGCAGACGTTGCAGCTCGCAGGTCGCCAGGGTGCTTCAGCCGTCCACCGGCCCGGGTGTGCGTGTGCGTTCGGTTTGGGGATGTCGCACCAGCGGCCGTTGCCGCAGTCGCTGAGCCAGGGGGCCGAGCCGCCCCCGGAAGCTGCCGCGTCCCACCCACTCATCCGCCGCCCGGCAACGAGTGCGCGGCCACTTCCCGAGCCGTTCCCGTGGGCTCCCCCGGGGGCCGCCCCCCTTAAGCATTGCGGCGGAGGTTCGGCGGTCAAGGGTGGAGCGAAGCGCAATCGCCGCAGGCGACGCGACGCAGGAGCGCCCTTGAGGGCCGGGCCTCCGACGCCAGCCTTGGTCAAGGCGGCCCCCACGCCAGAAGCAACCAACGCCCCGGGGTACCCAGCGCCCCCGCCCCCGCCCCGCCCGCCCGCTTGCCGCCGCGCGCCGTCGCCGAGTGGCCTTGACCTCTCGCCGGCTGCCGTCCAGCCATTGCCTCAACTGCCACTTCACTCCTACGTTCAACACGTTCAACACGTACAACAGGTTCAGCACGTCGACACGTTCAGCACGTTCAGCACGCGGGTCGTCCGATCTCTCGTACTGCTGTCGGCCGAGGAGTGGGTTCGTTGTCCCGTAGGTCCACCCGCGAGTCCGGGCCCGCCCTCCTCCGGTACGACAAGCCCGCGACCGGGTGGGAGCGCGAAGCGCTGCCCATCGGTAACGGCGCCATGGGCGCCATGGTCTTCGGCGGTGTGGGGCGGGAACAGCTCCAGCTGAACGAGAAGTCCTTGTGGACCGGAGGCCCCGGCAGCGCGGAGGGCTACGACCACGGTGACTGGCCCGAACCGCGTCCCGGAGCGATAGCCGACGTGCAGAGGATCATCGACCGGCAGGGGTCGATGGAGCCCGGTGAAGTGTCCCGGCGGCTGGGGAATCCGGCGTACGCGACCGTCGGGGCAGTCCCCGGCTTCGGCAACTACCAGAACCTCGGCGACCTCTTCCTCGACGTACCCGATGCGCCCCACGTTCCTGATGCGCCCGAAGCGCCCCGCACACCCGGCGCCTACCGTCGCGCCCTCGACATCGCCGATGCCGTCGCCACCGTCTCGTACAGCGACGGCGAGACCCGCTGCACCCGCGAGTACTTCGCCAGCCACCCCGGCAACGTCATCGTCGGGCGGGTGTCCGCCGACCGGCCCGGCAAGGTGTCCTTCACGCTCAGTTTCAGAAGTGCGCAGGCCGGGACCTCGGTCACCGTCAAGGACGGCCGGCTCCTCATCCGTGGCGCGCTGGCCGACAACGGGCTGAAGTACGAGGCACAGGTGCAGGTCCTCATCACCGGCGGGACCCGTACCGACACCCACGCCGACAGCAACAGCGCTGACCGCAGCACCAGCGCTGACCGCAGCGACAACGCCAGCGGCGGCGGCAGCAGCAGCGAAGACAGCGGCAGCAGCAGTAACGACAGCGGCAGCCGTATCGTCGTCACCGGCGCCGACAGCGCCATGTTCGTGCTCTCCGCCGGAACGGACTACGCCGGCGACCGCCCCGGCCACGGCTACCGGGGCGACGACCCGCACGCACGCGTCACCGCCGCCGTCGACCGGGCCGCCGGGCAGACGTACAGCGACCTGCGGCGGGCCCATGTCGCGGACCACCGCGCACTGTTCGACCGCGTACGCCTGGACATCGGACAGCACGCGGTGACGGATGCGGATGGCGTCCCCGTTCCCGACGTACCGACCGACCAGTTGCTCCGCTCCTACACAGGCCGTGGCGCGTCACCCGCCGACCGTGCGCTGGAAGCGCTCTACTTCGCGTACGGGCGGTACCTGCTCATCGCGTCCTCACGTCCGGGCTCGCTCCCCGCCAACCTCCAAGGTGTGTGGAACGACTCCGACACGCCACCCTGGTGCGGCGACTACCACACCAACATCAACATCCAGATGAACTACTGGCCCGCCGAGCTCACGAACCTCCCCGAGACCGCCGAGCCGTACCACGACTTCATCGACCGCCTGCGCGTACCCGGACGCCGCACCGCCCACTCGATGTTCGGTACGGCGGCCGGGTGGGTGGTGCATCAGAACACCAACCCCTTCGGTTACACCGGCGTACACGACTGGCCCACCGCCTTCTGGATGCCGGAGGCCAACGGCTGGCTCGTGCAGCAGCTCTACGAGCGCTACCTCTTCGGCCGGGACAAGGCATTTCTGCGCGACACGGCGTATCCCGTCATGAAGGAGGCCGCCCAGTTCTGGCTGGCCAATCTCCACACCGACCCGCGCGACGGCAAGCTGGTCGTTTCACCCAGCTACTCGCCCGAGCACGGCGACTTCACCGCAGGCGCCTCCATGCCGCAGCAGATCGTGCACGACCTGCTCGCGAACACCGCCGAGGCGAGTGAAGCCCTCGGCACGGACGACGACTTCCGTGCGGAGATCCTCGGTGCTCTCGCCGCCCTCGACCCGGGGCTGCGCATCGGATC is part of the Streptomyces agglomeratus genome and encodes:
- a CDS encoding cystathionine beta-synthase: MQFHDSMITLVGNTPLVRLGSVTAGIQATVLAKVEYFNPGGSVKDRIALRMIEAAEESGALKPGGTIVEPTSGNTGVGLAIVAQQKGYKCIFVCPDKVSTDKINVLRAYGAEVVVCPTAVDPEHPDSYYNVSDRLVAETPGAWKPDQYSNPNNPRSHYETTGPELWTQTDGKITHFVAGVGTGGTISGTGRYLKEVSDGKVKIIGADPEGSVYSGGSGRPYLVEGVGEDFWPSAYDATVTDEIVAVSDKDSFQMTRRLAKEEGLLVGGSCGMAVVGALRVAERLGPDDVVVVLLPDSGRGYLSKIFNDEWMADYGFLEESGTHASVGDVLQHKEGDIPKLVHMHPEETVGEAIDVLREYGVSQMPIVKPGAGHPDVMAAEVIGSVVERELLDALFAQRAQLGDRLEKHMSAPLPQVGSGEPVEDLMAVLGSKGQHDAAIVLVEGKPTGVVSRQDLLAFLAKPQV
- a CDS encoding glycoside hydrolase family 95 protein, with protein sequence MSRRSTRESGPALLRYDKPATGWEREALPIGNGAMGAMVFGGVGREQLQLNEKSLWTGGPGSAEGYDHGDWPEPRPGAIADVQRIIDRQGSMEPGEVSRRLGNPAYATVGAVPGFGNYQNLGDLFLDVPDAPHVPDAPEAPRTPGAYRRALDIADAVATVSYSDGETRCTREYFASHPGNVIVGRVSADRPGKVSFTLSFRSAQAGTSVTVKDGRLLIRGALADNGLKYEAQVQVLITGGTRTDTHADSNSADRSTSADRSDNASGGGSSSEDSGSSSNDSGSRIVVTGADSAMFVLSAGTDYAGDRPGHGYRGDDPHARVTAAVDRAAGQTYSDLRRAHVADHRALFDRVRLDIGQHAVTDADGVPVPDVPTDQLLRSYTGRGASPADRALEALYFAYGRYLLIASSRPGSLPANLQGVWNDSDTPPWCGDYHTNINIQMNYWPAELTNLPETAEPYHDFIDRLRVPGRRTAHSMFGTAAGWVVHQNTNPFGYTGVHDWPTAFWMPEANGWLVQQLYERYLFGRDKAFLRDTAYPVMKEAAQFWLANLHTDPRDGKLVVSPSYSPEHGDFTAGASMPQQIVHDLLANTAEASEALGTDDDFRAEILGALAALDPGLRIGSWGQLQEWKADIDSRTDTHRHASHLFALHPGRRIEAGTAYADAARVSLTARGDGGTGWSKAWKVNFWARLRDGDHAARMLAEQLKCSTLPNLWDTHPPFQIDGNFGATSGIAEMLLQSHSRSGRHAGATATATASVAGAGAGAGSAPGSGAGPAGEVLVDLLPALPSVWAERGSYDGLRARGDFTVGVDWRQGAATEIRLHSGSGVTARLRSPLFAGPRPGPFRVVRDDREPADHTLTDGTLTLPTRPGEHYRIVTTSSW
- a CDS encoding acetyl-CoA C-acetyltransferase — translated: MPEAVIVSTARSPIGRAFKGSLKDLRPDDLTATIVQAALAKVPELDPRDIDDLMLGCGLPGGEQGHNLGRIVAVQMGMDHLPGCTVTRYCSSSLQTSRMALHAIKAGEGDVFISAGVEMVSRSVKGNSDSLPDTHNPLFAEAEARTAAVAQSEGADWHDPREDGLVPDAYIAMGQTAENLARLKGISRAEMDEFGVRSQNLAEQAIKNGFWEREITPVTTPDGTVVSQDDGPRAGVTLEGVQGLKPVFRPDGRVTAANCCPLNDGAAALVIMSDTKARELGLTPLARIVSTGVSGLSPEIMGYGPVEASKQALKRAGLTIGDIDLAEINEAFAAQVIPSYQDLGLDLDKLNVNGGAIAVGHPFGMTGARITGTLINSLQFHDKQFGLETMCVGGGQGMAMVIERLS
- a CDS encoding SGNH/GDSL hydrolase family protein, yielding MARRIAAGAAYGGGGIGLVGAAAVGIFLAEVQLAKRSVGDGRAPVPPLADGLYGMPLAGYPMDAPLRLAMLGDSTAAGQGVRRAGQTPGALLASGLAAVAERPVVLRNVALPGAQSDDLERQVTVVLADRERLPDVCVIMIGANDVTHRMPPTQSVRYLAAAVRRLRTAGAEVVVGTCPDLGTIEPVYQPLRWLARRVSRQLAAAQTIGTVEQGGRTVSLGDLLGPEFLANPRELFGPDNYHPSAEGYATAAMAVLPTLCAALGLWPESDRLDASRDEDMLPVAKAAAEAASAAGTEVTGARAPWALLKHRRRRRLPAATEPAHQSEPRRAL
- a CDS encoding Bax inhibitor-1/YccA family protein gives rise to the protein MRSSNPVFSRRGFSRDNGTAGFTAAPQAGGPAVGTAQGNPYAQGAPANPYATNPYAQQDTQYGAPQAPVRGNVMTMDDVVARTGMTLGLVIAGATVAWVMDLSLGLAIGAALVAMVLGLVQSFKSKPVPAMILAYAAFEGIFLGALSNYVNTYVAEGAAMQAVLGTMAVFVTMLFLYKTRIIRVTQRFTRYLMIAAISFIVLTSVNLLFMVFAGGDGLGFRSGGMGILFGVVGVLLGAFFLAMDFKQVEDGVAYGAPREESWMAAFGLTLTLVWIYLEMLRLVSILSGDD
- a CDS encoding DUF4287 domain-containing protein, which translates into the protein MSQVFSEETHQNLLSRIPQCTGREVSDWLRTVDDGPALFRFEEKVSWLRSEHNLAYGHAKAIIHEYDLRRAARRLL
- a CDS encoding LysE family translocator yields the protein MVSTDRLLGFAAMSFLLIVIPGPSVLFVIGRALAQGRRAALTTVVGNTLGAYVLVVAVALGVGSVVERSVLAFTALKLVGAAYLVYLGVKAVRQRGALHASLTGDGAASGGLRTLWEGFAVGVANPKTIVFFAAVLPQFVDRSQGHVPLQMLVLGLVFNVIAVASDSVWGLVAATTRSWFARSPQRLAVIGGVGGLTMIGLGVTVAATGRKD